A single region of the Amphiprion ocellaris isolate individual 3 ecotype Okinawa chromosome 4, ASM2253959v1, whole genome shotgun sequence genome encodes:
- the LOC111566935 gene encoding LOW QUALITY PROTEIN: monocyte to macrophage differentiation factor 2-like (The sequence of the model RefSeq protein was modified relative to this genomic sequence to represent the inferred CDS: inserted 1 base in 1 codon) — protein sequence MNLVRFMNNRVPPNKRYQPTEYEHAANCATHALWIIPSLLGSSVLHFQSEDQWERLSAWVYGXGLSSLFIISTLFHTVAWKKSHLRSVEHCFHMCDRMVIYFFIAASYAPWLNLRELGPWACHMRWLVWVMASFGTTYVFFFHERYKIMELICYTVMGVFPALVILSMPEQAGLCELLVGGACYSLGMVFFKSDGIVPFAHAIWHLFVAMGAAIHYYAIWKYLYAQPPNQVQTSR from the exons ATGAATCTTGTAAG gtttatgAACAACCGTGTTCCTCCTAACAAGAGATACCAGCCCACTGAATATGAGCATGCTGCCAACTGTGCCACGCATGCG TTATGGATAATCCCCAGCCTACTGGGCAGCTCAGTGTTGCACTTCCAGTCAGAGGACCAATGGGAGCGGCTGTCTGCCTGGGTTTATG GCGGGCTCAGTTCGCTCTTCATCATCTCGACTCTTTTCCATACCGTGGCCTGGAAGAAGAGCCACCTACG GTCTGTGGAGCACTGTTTCCACATGTGTGACAGGATGGTGATCTATTTCTTCATTGCTGCCTCCTATGCCCCTTG GCTGAACCTGAGGGAGCTTGGTCCCTGGGCATGCCACATGCGCTGGCTGGTCTGGGTCATGGCATCTTTTGGAACCACCTACGTCTTCTTCTTCCACGAGAG GTATAAGATCATGGAATTGATCTGCTACACAGTGATGGGAGTTTTTCCTGCCTTGGTCATCCTCTCAATG CCGGAGCAGGCTGGGTTGTGTGAGCTGCTGGTGGGCGGAGCCTGCTACTCCCTGGGAATGGTCTTCTTCAAAAGCGATGGCATCGTCCCATTCGCTCACGCCATCTGGCACCTGTTCGTCGCCATGGGAGCAGCCATACATTACTACGCCATCTGGAAGTACCTATACGCCCAGCCGCCCAATCAGGTCCAGACCTCAAGATGA